The proteins below are encoded in one region of Williamsoniiplasma luminosum:
- a CDS encoding MalY/PatB family protein — protein sequence MDKIFDKKIDRSKNEEKKWSVEYLKTVFPVDYSKKVHNLSIADIDFETPESIVKAIAERANKKTYSYGYVQNAAIDAIYDWYKKLHNITIEKDMIKIVDGIINSMMEIIKVYAKVGESVLIQTPVYKPFQEVVENTQRKLIVNKLIYKNNQYEIDFDDFEKQIALNDVKIFIWCNPHNPGGRVWHDDEVIKIIEICNKYNVLILSDEVHGDLVLKGEHNSILKWRDKAKNFVVVNSPNKGFNLAGLYGSYMIFSNQKILDQVMEMYKHNRVMTPNVFFQPAMIAAYTNQDAFDWLKAMKNYVYDNYLLIKSELSKISCLHPMNMDASYIIWVKISANLDWVELKKIFFKHGVIVNFSDAFAYAEPGWFRINIGLSRPELIKAIDEIKAIFKELNLY from the coding sequence ATGGACAAAATATTTGATAAAAAAATCGACAGGAGCAAAAACGAGGAGAAGAAATGATCTGTGGAATACTTAAAAACAGTTTTTCCAGTTGATTATTCTAAAAAAGTGCACAATTTATCAATTGCTGACATTGATTTTGAAACACCAGAATCAATTGTCAAAGCAATCGCAGAACGTGCAAATAAAAAAACTTATAGCTATGGTTATGTGCAAAATGCAGCGATTGACGCGATCTATGATTGATATAAAAAATTACACAATATCACTATAGAAAAAGACATGATTAAAATTGTTGATGGAATTATTAATTCAATGATGGAAATCATTAAGGTATATGCCAAAGTTGGGGAAAGTGTTTTAATCCAAACCCCAGTTTATAAACCTTTTCAAGAAGTTGTTGAAAATACTCAACGTAAATTAATTGTCAACAAATTAATTTACAAAAATAATCAATATGAAATTGATTTTGATGATTTCGAAAAACAAATCGCCTTGAATGATGTCAAAATCTTTATTTGATGCAATCCCCATAATCCAGGTGGAAGAGTTTGACATGATGACGAAGTCATCAAAATTATTGAAATTTGCAATAAATATAATGTTTTAATTTTATCTGATGAAGTGCATGGGGATTTAGTTTTAAAAGGTGAACATAATTCAATTTTAAAATGAAGAGATAAAGCTAAAAACTTTGTTGTCGTCAATTCTCCCAACAAAGGTTTCAATCTTGCTGGATTATATGGCTCATATATGATTTTTTCTAATCAAAAAATCTTAGATCAAGTGATGGAAATGTATAAACACAATCGAGTAATGACCCCAAACGTCTTCTTTCAACCAGCCATGATTGCAGCTTACACTAATCAAGATGCATTTGATTGATTGAAAGCGATGAAGAATTATGTTTATGATAACTATCTATTGATTAAAAGTGAGTTAAGCAAAATTAGTTGCTTACATCCAATGAACATGGACGCTTCATATATTATTTGAGTTAAAATTAGTGCCAATCTTGATTGAGTCGAACTGAAAAAAATCTTCTTTAAACATGGGGTGATTGTCAATTTTTCTGATGCTTTTGCATATGCAGAACCTGGTTGATTTAGAATTAATATCGGTCTATCTAGACCTGAATTAATCAAAGCAATTGATGAAATCAAAGCTATTTTTAAAGAATTAAATCTTTACTAA
- a CDS encoding aminotransferase class V-fold PLP-dependent enzyme, protein MLDKKNFPVLRNNPRLIYLDSASTTLKPDLVIAAEAEFLTKNGANPHTDAFENALLASEMIESTRKTIANFIGVENVQEIVFTTGATMSINQITHGLKHLIQPGDEILVTDLEHAANLLPWIVLAKETGALIKTLSLNPQTMGIDLFKLKRSITDKTKIVTFAHATNTIGYLNDVGLISLEIKQINPNVIICVDAAQSIGHTEVKIDQWAIDFLAFSAHKIYGPFGIGVLWGKMKLLKQMPPLIYGGGMSSYIAEDYSGYELTAVPHKFEAGTPNLSAIQSFQKAVQWVSEIGMNKIQTYEQELKTYAIAQINKLNLAKKITFYNLNNHAPILTFNVNGWNAQDVANYLDVKHNIAVRTGEHCARLTGKMFAKNSIRASFGIYTTKSDIDLLLNALTKEDEFLDVFFT, encoded by the coding sequence ATGCTTGATAAAAAAAACTTTCCTGTCTTAAGAAACAATCCTCGTTTAATTTATTTAGATAGTGCTTCAACAACTTTAAAACCAGATTTAGTGATTGCAGCAGAGGCTGAGTTTTTAACTAAAAATGGGGCCAATCCACATACGGATGCTTTTGAAAATGCCCTTTTAGCGAGTGAAATGATTGAAAGCACAAGAAAAACCATCGCCAATTTTATTGGCGTGGAAAATGTGCAAGAAATTGTTTTTACAACTGGGGCCACCATGTCGATTAATCAAATTACGCATGGTTTAAAGCATTTAATCCAACCAGGGGACGAAATTTTAGTCACTGATTTAGAACATGCTGCGAATTTACTTCCATGAATCGTTTTAGCCAAAGAAACTGGGGCTCTAATTAAAACTTTAAGTTTAAACCCCCAAACAATGGGAATTGATCTTTTTAAGTTAAAAAGATCAATTACTGACAAAACTAAAATTGTGACTTTTGCTCATGCCACTAATACCATTGGTTATTTAAATGATGTTGGTTTAATTTCTTTAGAAATTAAACAAATTAATCCAAATGTCATTATTTGTGTTGATGCTGCTCAATCAATTGGGCATACCGAAGTCAAAATTGACCAATGAGCGATTGATTTTTTAGCATTTTCAGCCCATAAAATTTATGGTCCATTTGGAATTGGGGTTTTATGAGGAAAAATGAAGTTATTAAAACAAATGCCACCTTTAATTTATGGTGGAGGGATGAGTAGTTATATCGCTGAAGATTATTCAGGATATGAATTAACTGCTGTGCCACATAAATTTGAAGCAGGCACACCAAATTTAAGTGCCATTCAAAGTTTTCAAAAAGCGGTCCAATGAGTGAGTGAAATTGGGATGAACAAGATTCAAACCTATGAACAAGAATTAAAAACTTATGCTATTGCCCAAATTAACAAGCTGAATTTAGCAAAAAAAATCACTTTTTATAATTTAAATAATCATGCACCAATCTTAACTTTTAATGTTAATGGATGAAATGCTCAGGATGTGGCTAATTATCTTGATGTCAAGCACAATATTGCTGTGCGAACTGGGGAGCATTGTGCGAGATTAACTGGGAAAATGTTTGCCAAAAATTCTATTCGTGCCAGTTTTGGAATTTACACAACAAAAAGTGATATTGATCTTTTGTTAAATGCTTTAACAAAAGAAGACGAATTTTTAGATGTCTTTTTTACATAG
- a CDS encoding type III pantothenate kinase, with the protein MKTLLIDAGNTTVDFRVYNAENKTLTKKHRFYTYTNEWKDPSLFNDSEYDQIIFASVVPDFTSYVNELNLHAIDLKDTKHWSPEAVGIDNVEELGADFIANLHAIRQPNTIIVSLGTTTTFMKVTNYKFDGVIIAPGIRNSLKTMIRSAAQLKNSKFEWSDKKIGFNTLTAINIGAINGHFEMIKGLIRQLEIDESYKVIVTGGNANLIKQGITNENWIYNEKLIFDGMIKML; encoded by the coding sequence ATGAAAACATTATTAATTGATGCTGGTAATACAACTGTTGATTTTCGCGTTTATAACGCCGAAAATAAAACCTTGACCAAAAAACATCGCTTTTACACATACACAAATGAATGAAAGGATCCAAGTTTATTTAACGACTCTGAATATGATCAGATTATCTTTGCCAGTGTCGTGCCCGATTTTACAAGTTATGTAAATGAGTTAAATCTTCATGCAATTGATTTAAAAGATACTAAACATTGAAGTCCTGAAGCAGTTGGGATTGACAATGTTGAAGAATTGGGAGCAGATTTTATTGCTAATTTACATGCAATTAGACAACCAAATACAATTATTGTAAGCCTTGGGACAACAACCACTTTTATGAAAGTGACTAACTATAAATTTGATGGTGTGATCATTGCTCCTGGAATTAGAAACAGTTTAAAAACAATGATTAGATCTGCTGCCCAATTAAAAAATAGCAAATTTGAATGAAGTGATAAAAAAATTGGTTTCAATACGCTAACAGCAATTAATATTGGTGCTATTAATGGCCATTTTGAAATGATTAAAGGTTTGATTCGTCAATTAGAAATTGATGAATCATACAAAGTGATTGTGACTGGTGGAAATGCTAATTTAATTAAACAAGGGATCACAAACGAAAATTGAATTTACAATGAAAAATTAATTTTTGATGGCATGATCAAAATGTTATAA
- a CDS encoding 5-formyltetrahydrofolate cyclo-ligase: MKNNKTQLRESYLQIRNMLSDEFVQFANQNLTRKVIWFINKYQLKKIGIYLGTQNEVDTKEIIQFCLLNKIEVYVPKSELDSNQMQFKRIKNLTTDLLKNEKWDILEPLANKPDLVDSNDLDVLFMPLVVFDKDLNRIGMGKGYYDRWIKEHDFHKYKIGLAQSSQFTNKIIDTNEHDVKLNFVISEKQIHIPLQETEELDETLDVTYWRLNEDELD, encoded by the coding sequence ATGAAAAATAATAAAACGCAATTGCGTGAAAGTTACTTGCAAATTCGAAATATGCTGTCTGATGAATTCGTCCAATTTGCCAATCAAAATTTAACCAGAAAAGTCATTTGATTTATTAATAAATATCAATTGAAAAAGATTGGAATTTATTTAGGAACCCAAAATGAAGTTGATACCAAGGAAATTATTCAATTTTGTTTACTAAACAAAATTGAGGTTTATGTGCCAAAATCGGAATTAGATAGTAATCAAATGCAGTTTAAAAGAATTAAAAATTTGACAACTGACCTTCTGAAAAATGAAAAATGAGACATCCTCGAACCACTGGCAAATAAACCAGATTTAGTCGATTCAAATGATTTAGACGTCTTATTTATGCCACTTGTGGTTTTTGACAAAGACTTGAACAGAATTGGGATGGGCAAGGGTTATTATGATCGTTGAATTAAAGAACATGATTTTCATAAATACAAAATCGGGTTAGCTCAATCAAGTCAATTTACAAATAAAATTATTGACACCAATGAACATGATGTGAAATTGAATTTTGTGATTAGTGAAAAACAAATTCATATTCCGTTACAAGAAACAGAAGAGTTAGACGAAACTTTAGATGTCACTTATTGAAGATTAAATGAAGATGAATTAGATTAA
- a CDS encoding APC family permease, with amino-acid sequence MDKKEKIKNMLMFKRKPDSGEEKIGLKQMIWLGFDYTVSMSFVLILTNAFSGEKGVGYHLFWIILLGAFVAGIAGMAFAKCANIFSSKSGGPFEYSRRTFGHFGGWMIGIYQYILLPISASANLLVLLSIALEGLYSTTMWGTVEQTQLYLNLISIGIYVVIALTVLLGTKIFKLATNVTSIVKWAVMVMVYIGAIIIMARTSGGKFNEAQNAGSLTLGNFNTAFTAFFYAFTGFETFSTIGENVKNPKKTIPKTIMIVLGIAVVFYMVGLVFFIGALGSVFPKNPNNEIIQMVMGTGALVFVGISLIAQNLNNFMQGTYYSGGALQPLAQHKMISAKLAAKDKTGLAIRAIFINIIFTVLFATIWLVLPFILKDNSVDFATIVGFKSVVLFIIYGTVIVIALWLSIKKKTKTNLVLMVLWVFGLVFFIYQSVVYFVDWDAHKWQTLTFIVVTALAIGWYFVGIYPKYKKRIASGELKKESINDLPNWLDSEEFLELSTLKAKQLEMKMRSLKDGSDGISTPRLILQNKVKNKYKKADVKLDISAWTKIELLNKLNE; translated from the coding sequence ATGGACAAAAAAGAAAAAATTAAAAATATGCTTATGTTCAAACGCAAGCCAGATTCTGGTGAAGAAAAAATTGGTTTAAAACAAATGATTTGGTTGGGATTTGATTACACTGTCTCAATGAGTTTTGTTTTAATCTTAACTAATGCTTTTAGCGGGGAAAAAGGAGTGGGTTACCATCTCTTTTGAATCATCCTTTTAGGAGCATTTGTCGCCGGGATTGCTGGGATGGCGTTTGCTAAATGTGCAAATATATTTTCCTCTAAAAGTGGAGGACCATTTGAATACTCAAGAAGAACATTTGGTCATTTCGGGGGATGAATGATTGGAATTTATCAATATATTTTACTGCCGATTTCTGCTAGTGCAAACCTTTTAGTTTTACTATCAATCGCGTTAGAAGGTTTGTATTCGACCACAATGTGAGGCACTGTTGAACAAACACAGTTATACTTGAATTTAATTTCAATTGGAATTTATGTTGTGATTGCTTTAACTGTTTTATTAGGAACTAAAATTTTTAAATTAGCAACCAATGTCACAAGTATTGTTAAATGAGCTGTGATGGTGATGGTTTATATTGGAGCAATCATCATCATGGCAAGAACTAGTGGAGGAAAATTTAACGAAGCACAAAATGCTGGAAGCTTAACATTGGGCAATTTCAACACAGCTTTCACCGCCTTCTTTTATGCTTTTACTGGTTTTGAAACATTTTCAACAATTGGGGAAAATGTTAAAAATCCGAAAAAAACAATCCCCAAAACCATCATGATTGTTTTGGGGATTGCGGTAGTATTTTATATGGTGGGACTAGTCTTTTTCATCGGAGCACTTGGAAGTGTCTTTCCTAAAAACCCCAATAATGAAATCATCCAAATGGTGATGGGAACTGGAGCATTAGTTTTTGTTGGCATCTCTTTGATTGCCCAAAACTTAAACAACTTTATGCAAGGAACTTATTATAGTGGTGGAGCACTTCAACCATTAGCTCAACACAAAATGATTTCTGCCAAACTGGCAGCCAAAGACAAAACTGGTTTAGCGATTCGTGCGATTTTTATCAATATTATTTTTACGGTTTTATTCGCGACAATCTGGTTGGTATTGCCATTTATTTTAAAAGATAACTCTGTGGATTTTGCCACAATTGTTGGTTTTAAATCAGTTGTCCTGTTCATTATTTATGGAACCGTGATTGTGATTGCTTTATGGCTAAGCATTAAAAAGAAAACTAAAACTAATCTTGTGTTAATGGTACTTTGAGTTTTTGGTTTAGTTTTCTTTATCTATCAAAGTGTCGTTTATTTCGTTGATTGAGATGCTCATAAATGACAAACTTTAACTTTTATTGTTGTTACTGCTTTAGCAATTGGCTGGTACTTTGTTGGAATTTATCCCAAATACAAAAAACGAATAGCGAGTGGTGAACTCAAAAAGGAAAGTATTAACGATCTACCAAATTGATTAGATTCAGAAGAGTTTTTGGAACTATCAACATTGAAAGCTAAGCAACTTGAAATGAAAATGCGTAGTTTAAAAGATGGAAGTGATGGTATTTCTACTCCGAGATTAATTCTTCAAAACAAAGTTAAAAATAAATACAAAAAAGCTGATGTGAAATTAGATATTAGTGCTTGAACTAAAATTGAATTACTAAATAAATTAAATGAATAA
- a CDS encoding 3'-5' exoribonuclease YhaM family protein has product MQKIKEITADNKNVNLIARIEKVNVLTGANGQNYMIVHLVDNTGRLEARKWIVTEADKTKIKPNNIIELIDATTSEFRGQLQAKINGYNILEQEDLLKLGIDVKEFVIIAPIDIEKDFLDLMKILNSLENEVYKNITLALIKKYEHEFKTYPAAMNIHHNVESGLFWHSYTLVKNALAIKPFYTYANIDWELLIAGSILHDIGKIIELLDVNGSDYSLEGKLIGHISIGNAEIAQVAKDLNYLDLENNLTNKYVTLLQHMVLASHGKNEYGSPTEPVIIEAVILSTFDSLDARIYRINDEIGKVDLDSWTNRLPSEEGKMFLKHKK; this is encoded by the coding sequence ATGCAAAAAATAAAAGAAATAACAGCGGACAATAAAAACGTTAATTTAATCGCGAGAATTGAAAAAGTTAATGTTTTAACTGGGGCTAATGGTCAAAATTACATGATCGTTCACTTAGTTGATAACACAGGAAGACTAGAGGCAAGAAAGTGAATTGTCACTGAAGCTGACAAAACCAAGATTAAACCAAATAATATTATTGAACTAATTGATGCCACAACATCAGAATTTAGAGGTCAATTACAAGCCAAAATTAATGGTTATAACATTTTAGAACAAGAAGATTTATTAAAACTTGGGATTGATGTGAAAGAATTTGTGATTATTGCCCCAATTGATATTGAAAAAGATTTTCTCGATTTAATGAAGATTTTAAATTCACTTGAAAATGAAGTATATAAAAATATTACTTTGGCTTTAATCAAAAAATATGAACATGAATTTAAAACTTATCCAGCTGCGATGAATATTCATCATAATGTGGAATCAGGATTATTTTGACATAGTTATACTTTAGTGAAAAATGCTTTAGCAATTAAACCTTTTTATACATATGCCAATATTGATTGAGAGTTATTAATCGCTGGTTCAATTTTGCATGATATTGGAAAAATCATTGAATTACTTGATGTTAATGGCAGCGATTATTCTTTAGAAGGAAAATTAATTGGACATATTTCAATTGGAAATGCTGAGATTGCCCAAGTTGCCAAAGATTTAAATTATCTTGATTTAGAAAATAATTTAACAAATAAATATGTCACATTACTCCAACACATGGTGCTTGCAAGTCATGGTAAAAATGAATATGGTTCACCAACTGAACCAGTGATTATTGAAGCTGTAATTCTATCAACCTTTGATAGTTTAGATGCCAGAATTTATCGCATTAATGATGAAATTGGTAAAGTAGATTTAGATAGCTGAACCAATCGTTTGCCAAGCGAAGAAGGTAAAATGTTTTTAAAACATAAAAAATAA
- the sufU gene encoding Fe-S cluster assembly sulfur transfer protein SufU: MKQYTEQEMRKIIVERYSKPQNFSEQKPNLYIEAKLKLDTCSDQLNLFIKTANNLIIDVKFNGTGCAIATASADILCEMMKNQSFEKAGELLNEYTHLIEHDQEVDTNLLNDLIVFQNVHKQRARKKCATLFSNGIFAIIKGENNEK, translated from the coding sequence ATGAAACAATATACAGAACAAGAAATGCGAAAAATTATTGTTGAACGTTATTCAAAACCACAAAATTTTTCCGAACAAAAACCAAATCTATACATCGAAGCAAAATTAAAATTAGACACCTGTTCTGATCAATTAAATTTGTTCATTAAAACTGCTAATAATTTAATTATTGATGTTAAATTTAATGGCACAGGATGCGCGATTGCCACAGCTAGTGCTGATATTTTATGTGAGATGATGAAAAATCAAAGCTTTGAAAAAGCTGGTGAACTTTTAAATGAATACACCCATTTAATTGAACATGACCAAGAAGTTGATACAAATCTTTTAAATGATTTAATCGTCTTTCAAAATGTGCACAAACAACGTGCGAGAAAAAAATGTGCCACATTATTTAGTAATGGAATATTTGCAATCATTAAAGGAGAAAACAATGAAAAATAA
- a CDS encoding glucose-6-phosphate isomerase: MIKVNLEYTGLNDLSQEVKDSEIIKVDAMIRNRTGAGADFLGWVDWPVNFDSTEYKAMKKVAKNLRSKIDTLIVIGIGGSYLGTRAADEMIRGLNHSDKVEVIYAGHTMSSSYTDQLTKYLKNKHFGIAVVSKSGTTTEPGIAFRILEGQLVQQVGAEAAKELIVAITDKSKGALKALADQKGYQTFEIPDDIGGRFSVLTPVGIFPLLVAGVNTDNIFDGAKKARKQLSKHDLANSAYQYAAARYVLNTKYGYKTEALVSYESQMQLLTEWWKQLFGESEGKDGKGLLPTSMVFSTDLHSLGQWVQEGTRNVMFETVIRVKKPLANVKVPKNKDNLDELNYLTSKTLHEINSTAIEGVLDAHFNVGKMPNIVLEFDKMDDEMFGYLVYWFEMAVAMSAYLLEVNPFNQPGVDIYKKNMFKLLGKPE; encoded by the coding sequence ATGATTAAAGTAAATTTAGAATATACAGGCTTAAATGATCTATCACAAGAAGTAAAAGATAGTGAAATTATTAAAGTTGATGCAATGATTAGAAATAGAACTGGGGCTGGGGCTGATTTTTTAGGATGAGTTGATTGACCAGTTAATTTTGATTCAACTGAATACAAAGCAATGAAAAAAGTGGCGAAAAATCTTCGCTCAAAAATCGATACATTAATCGTGATTGGAATTGGGGGTTCTTATTTAGGAACCCGTGCTGCTGATGAAATGATTCGTGGATTAAATCACAGTGATAAAGTGGAAGTCATTTATGCTGGGCATACAATGAGTTCAAGTTATACTGACCAATTAACAAAATATTTAAAAAATAAACATTTTGGAATTGCTGTTGTTTCTAAATCAGGAACAACAACTGAACCAGGAATTGCTTTTCGAATTTTAGAAGGTCAATTAGTGCAACAAGTTGGGGCTGAAGCTGCCAAAGAATTGATTGTGGCAATTACTGATAAATCAAAAGGAGCTTTAAAAGCTTTAGCAGATCAAAAAGGATATCAAACATTTGAGATTCCTGATGATATTGGTGGACGTTTTTCAGTTCTAACACCTGTCGGAATTTTCCCGTTGTTAGTGGCTGGGGTGAATACTGACAACATCTTTGATGGAGCAAAAAAAGCAAGAAAACAATTATCAAAACATGATCTTGCTAATTCAGCATACCAGTATGCAGCAGCACGTTATGTTTTAAATACTAAGTATGGTTACAAAACAGAAGCATTAGTTTCATATGAATCACAAATGCAATTATTAACTGAATGATGAAAACAATTATTTGGTGAATCAGAAGGAAAAGACGGTAAAGGATTATTACCAACATCAATGGTTTTTTCAACAGACTTGCACTCATTAGGACAATGAGTGCAAGAAGGAACAAGAAACGTGATGTTTGAAACAGTCATTCGTGTTAAAAAACCACTTGCAAATGTTAAAGTTCCAAAAAATAAAGATAACTTAGATGAATTAAATTATTTAACAAGTAAAACATTACATGAAATTAATTCAACAGCCATTGAAGGAGTTTTAGATGCTCACTTTAATGTTGGTAAAATGCCAAATATCGTTTTAGAATTTGACAAGATGGATGATGAAATGTTCGGATATTTAGTTTACTGATTTGAAATGGCAGTTGCAATGAGTGCTTATTTATTAGAAGTCAATCCTTTCAACCAACCTGGAGTTGATATTTATAAAAAGAATATGTTTAAACTTTTAGGAAAACCTGAATAA
- a CDS encoding Gfo/Idh/MocA family protein: MIKIGTIGTSYIADMFIHAAKQIENLEVTAVSSRKEQTARQLIERANLSENTKIVEDWKELIAFVDCVYIGTPNGTHYEIAKYLLENNKHVFVEKTATFKVQEFEELMKIAKAKNLILMEAFKPIHYPQYQLLKDFKNQYDIVTVNLTQSSYSRFMPELKSGQNPSSFEPNLGRGTTYDMLVYPVQFAIDLLGDIKHVKSMKRKLPNGVSIINNVLLEHENGILTTINNSKMSFSGINNELATEDRVNLIFDNPNSLKKIAICKWDQKYKSTVEEIFTNDQSINSMIYETQVFVDLIQNNDFAQRDKFLELTKKTIKVLESIDNEIDY; this comes from the coding sequence GTGATAAAAATAGGAACTATTGGAACATCATATATTGCTGATATGTTTATTCATGCAGCAAAACAAATTGAAAATTTAGAAGTAACTGCTGTTAGTTCGCGAAAAGAACAAACAGCAAGGCAATTGATCGAAAGAGCTAATTTAAGTGAAAACACAAAAATTGTTGAGGATTGAAAAGAATTAATTGCTTTTGTTGATTGTGTTTATATTGGGACGCCTAACGGAACCCATTATGAAATTGCTAAATATTTGTTAGAAAACAACAAACACGTTTTTGTTGAAAAAACAGCAACTTTTAAAGTTCAAGAATTTGAAGAATTGATGAAAATTGCCAAAGCAAAAAATTTAATTTTAATGGAAGCATTTAAACCCATCCATTATCCCCAATATCAATTATTAAAAGACTTTAAAAATCAATATGATATTGTGACAGTTAATTTGACTCAATCAAGTTATTCAAGATTTATGCCAGAATTAAAAAGTGGTCAAAACCCATCTAGTTTTGAACCCAATCTTGGACGTGGAACAACATATGATATGTTAGTTTATCCAGTTCAATTCGCAATTGATTTATTAGGTGATATTAAACATGTTAAATCAATGAAGAGAAAATTGCCAAATGGTGTTTCAATCATTAATAATGTTTTATTAGAACATGAAAATGGAATTTTGACCACAATTAATAATTCTAAAATGTCTTTTTCAGGAATTAATAATGAATTAGCGACTGAAGATCGAGTGAATTTAATTTTTGACAATCCAAACAGTTTGAAAAAAATTGCTATTTGTAAATGAGATCAAAAATATAAATCGACAGTAGAAGAAATCTTTACCAACGACCAAAGCATTAATAGCATGATTTATGAAACTCAAGTTTTTGTTGATTTAATTCAAAACAATGATTTTGCACAAAGAGATAAATTCTTAGAGTTGACAAAAAAAACCATCAAAGTACTTGAAAGTATTGACAACGAAATTGATTACTAA